From a single Streptomyces misionensis genomic region:
- the pepN gene encoding aminopeptidase N, whose amino-acid sequence MSVLTRDEAQLRAQFLDVHRYTVELDLTTGDETFGSRTVIRFTARSAGDTFVEVKPAELRSVTLDGQPLDPESLHEDRLPLKNLTAGEHELRLDAVMRYSRTGEGMHRFTDPSDGETYLYTQLFMDDVQRIFAAFDQPDLKAVFEMRVKAPEGWSVLANGVTEQRADGVWEAAPTPPISTYLVAVAAGPWHSVRTEHRGLPFGIHCRRSLAPYLDADAEEIFEVTRACYDRYHEKFEEPYPFDSYDQAFVPEFNAGAMENPGLVTFRDEFVYRSAVTDTERQTRAMVIAHEMAHMWFGDLVTLKWWDDIWLNESFAEYMGYQTTAEATRFTDPWTEFGVTRKAWGYEADQRPTTHPVAPENVDDTASALLNFDGISYAKGASALRQLAAWLGEKDFLAGINTHFARHKFGNATLADFIDSLASATERDVRAWADSWLRTTGVDTLTPVVETADGACTLSVDRKGGRPHHLVAGLYDHDVADEGRLVLRERIGLDVPQDAPRPIGKRPALLLLNDEDLTYAKVRFDAGSAETLRTSLSGLPDPLTRAIVWNALRDAVRDGELAPTAYLETARAHLPRETDLAVVQGVLAFATGQIADRYLPAEERPAALATLTALCRDLLRRTEDGDHPGLRLIAVRHLIGVAAHPDTIAAWLADGTVPGGPELDPELRWRILARLAVLGATDEAAIAAELAHDPSATGQEGAARCRAALPDAEAKRAAWAAMFTGDELSNYLFTATAQGFWQPEQAELVREYVPRFYEDAVPLAARRGPAIAAAAGRYCFPAHFVDAGHLRLGEACLDGADLTPALRRGIADQLDDLARALRVREGGQRK is encoded by the coding sequence ATGTCCGTACTCACGCGCGATGAAGCGCAGCTCCGAGCACAGTTCCTCGACGTCCACCGCTACACGGTCGAACTGGACCTCACCACCGGGGACGAGACCTTCGGCTCCCGCACGGTGATCCGGTTCACCGCACGGTCCGCCGGGGACACGTTCGTCGAGGTGAAGCCCGCCGAGCTGCGCTCCGTCACGCTCGACGGACAGCCCCTGGACCCGGAGTCGCTGCACGAGGACCGGCTGCCGCTGAAGAACCTCACCGCGGGCGAGCACGAACTGCGCCTCGACGCGGTCATGCGCTACTCGCGCACCGGTGAGGGCATGCACCGCTTCACCGACCCGAGCGACGGCGAGACGTACCTCTACACGCAGTTGTTCATGGACGACGTCCAGCGCATCTTCGCCGCCTTCGACCAGCCCGACCTGAAGGCCGTCTTCGAGATGCGGGTCAAGGCGCCCGAGGGCTGGAGCGTGCTCGCCAACGGCGTCACCGAGCAGCGCGCCGACGGCGTCTGGGAGGCCGCGCCCACCCCGCCGATCTCCACCTACCTGGTCGCCGTCGCGGCCGGCCCCTGGCACTCGGTGCGCACCGAGCACCGCGGGCTGCCCTTCGGCATCCACTGCCGCCGCTCCCTCGCGCCCTACCTGGACGCCGACGCCGAGGAGATCTTCGAGGTCACCCGCGCCTGCTACGACCGCTACCACGAGAAGTTCGAGGAGCCGTACCCCTTCGACTCCTACGACCAGGCGTTCGTCCCCGAGTTCAACGCGGGCGCCATGGAGAACCCGGGCCTGGTCACCTTCCGCGACGAGTTCGTCTACCGCTCCGCCGTCACCGACACCGAGCGCCAGACCCGCGCCATGGTCATCGCGCACGAGATGGCCCACATGTGGTTCGGCGACCTGGTCACCCTCAAGTGGTGGGACGACATCTGGCTGAACGAGTCCTTCGCCGAGTACATGGGCTACCAGACCACGGCCGAGGCCACCCGCTTCACCGACCCCTGGACCGAGTTCGGCGTCACCCGCAAGGCCTGGGGCTACGAGGCCGACCAGCGCCCCACCACCCACCCGGTCGCCCCGGAGAACGTGGACGACACCGCCTCCGCCCTGCTCAACTTCGACGGCATCTCCTACGCCAAGGGCGCCTCCGCGCTGCGCCAGCTGGCCGCCTGGCTCGGCGAGAAGGACTTCCTCGCCGGCATCAACACCCACTTCGCCCGGCACAAGTTCGGCAACGCCACCCTCGCCGACTTCATCGACTCCCTGGCCTCCGCCACCGAACGCGACGTGCGCGCCTGGGCCGACAGCTGGCTGCGCACCACCGGCGTCGACACCCTCACGCCCGTGGTCGAGACCGCCGACGGCGCCTGCACGCTGAGCGTCGACCGCAAGGGCGGCCGCCCGCACCACCTCGTCGCCGGGCTGTACGACCACGATGTCGCCGACGAGGGCCGGCTGGTGCTGCGCGAACGCATCGGCCTCGACGTCCCGCAGGACGCCCCGCGGCCCATCGGCAAGCGCCCCGCGCTGCTCCTGCTCAACGACGAGGACCTCACCTACGCCAAGGTCCGCTTCGACGCCGGGTCCGCCGAGACGCTGCGCACCAGCCTGTCCGGGCTGCCCGACCCGCTCACCCGCGCGATCGTGTGGAACGCCCTGCGGGACGCGGTGCGCGACGGCGAACTGGCGCCCACCGCCTACCTGGAGACCGCCCGCGCCCACCTGCCGCGCGAGACCGACCTGGCCGTCGTGCAGGGCGTGCTCGCCTTCGCCACCGGCCAGATCGCCGACCGGTACCTGCCGGCCGAGGAGCGCCCGGCCGCCCTGGCCACCCTCACCGCCCTCTGCCGCGATCTGCTGCGGCGCACCGAGGACGGCGACCACCCCGGCCTGCGGCTGATCGCCGTGCGCCACCTGATCGGCGTGGCCGCGCACCCGGACACCATCGCCGCCTGGCTCGCCGACGGCACGGTGCCCGGCGGCCCGGAGCTGGACCCCGAGCTGCGCTGGCGCATCCTCGCCCGGCTCGCCGTGCTCGGCGCCACCGACGAGGCCGCCATCGCCGCCGAACTGGCCCACGACCCCAGCGCCACCGGCCAGGAGGGCGCCGCCCGCTGCCGTGCCGCGCTGCCCGACGCGGAGGCCAAGCGCGCCGCCTGGGCCGCGATGTTCACCGGCGACGAGCTGTCCAACTACCTGTTCACGGCCACCGCGCAGGGCTTCTGGCAGCCCGAACAGGCCGAGCTGGTGCGGGAGTACGTGCCGCGCTTCTACGAGGACGCGGTCCCGCTCGCCGCCCGCCGCGGCCCCGCCATCGCGGCCGCCGCCGGCCGCTACTGCTTCCCGGCCCACTTCGTCGACGCCGGGCACCTGCGGCTGGGCGAGGCCTGCCTGGACGGCGCCGACCTCACCCCGGCCCTGCGCCGGGGCATCGCCGACCAGCTGGACGACCTGGCCCGCGCCCTGCGGGTGCGCGAGGGCGGGCAGCGGAAGTAG
- a CDS encoding glycoside hydrolase family 35 protein: protein MSEFTVGETDFLLDGRPVRLLSGALHYFRVHEDQWRHRLAMLRAMGLNCVETYVPWNLHEPAPGRYRDVAAVGRFLDAVREAGLWAIVRPGPYICAEWENGGLPAWLTAGPGTRVRTRDERYLAPVRDWFRRLLPEVVSRQADRGGPVILVQVENEYGSYGSDAGYLAELAGLLRAEGVTAALVTSDGPEDHMLTGGSLPGVLATANFGSHAREAFAALRRHRPQGPLMCMEFWCGWFDHWSGGSAVRDPDEAARALREILECGASVNLYMAHGGTSFGGWAGANRDGELHEGALLPDVTSYDYDAPVDEYGRPTEKFWRFREVLAEHRADPLPELPPPPAALDRPADVLLTGWAPLDAVLEALGGAETCSPRPPSFEELGVTRGLVRYQVDVPGPRRPYPLWVRGLRDLAVVYVDGERAGVLTEEEPRLKDPVAGPARVELWVESLGRVNYGPLVGEAKGITGGVLHERQYLHGVRARGLDLDAFEDGVSAVPFGAPPPAVGGPGLYRGTATVSGTAGDARLELPGPTRGFAWVNGFCLGRYWSVGPQRSLYVPGPVLREGANEVWVLELEGAQDGDAGAVRLLPV from the coding sequence ATGAGCGAGTTCACGGTGGGCGAGACCGACTTCCTGCTGGACGGGCGGCCGGTGCGGCTGCTGTCCGGCGCGCTGCACTACTTCCGGGTGCACGAGGACCAGTGGCGGCACCGCCTGGCGATGCTGCGGGCGATGGGCCTGAACTGCGTGGAGACCTATGTCCCGTGGAACCTGCACGAGCCGGCTCCGGGGAGGTACCGGGACGTGGCGGCGGTCGGCCGGTTCCTGGACGCGGTGCGCGAGGCGGGCCTGTGGGCGATCGTGCGGCCGGGGCCCTACATCTGCGCCGAGTGGGAGAACGGCGGGCTGCCGGCGTGGCTGACGGCCGGGCCGGGCACGCGCGTGCGCACCCGGGACGAGCGGTACCTCGCCCCGGTCCGCGACTGGTTCCGCCGGCTGCTGCCCGAGGTCGTCTCCCGGCAGGCCGACCGCGGCGGCCCGGTGATCCTGGTACAGGTCGAGAACGAGTACGGCAGCTACGGCTCGGACGCCGGCTACCTCGCCGAACTGGCCGGACTGCTGCGCGCCGAGGGCGTCACCGCCGCGCTGGTCACCTCGGACGGCCCCGAGGACCACATGCTGACCGGCGGCTCGCTGCCCGGGGTGCTCGCCACGGCGAACTTCGGCTCCCACGCGCGCGAGGCGTTCGCCGCGCTGCGCCGGCACCGCCCCCAAGGGCCGCTGATGTGCATGGAGTTCTGGTGCGGCTGGTTCGACCACTGGTCCGGCGGGAGTGCCGTGCGCGACCCGGACGAGGCCGCGCGGGCGCTGCGCGAGATCCTGGAGTGCGGCGCCTCGGTGAACCTCTACATGGCACACGGCGGCACCAGTTTCGGCGGCTGGGCGGGCGCCAACCGCGACGGCGAGCTGCACGAGGGCGCGCTGCTGCCGGATGTGACGTCGTACGACTACGACGCCCCCGTGGACGAGTACGGCCGCCCCACCGAGAAGTTCTGGCGCTTTCGCGAGGTGCTGGCCGAACACCGGGCGGACCCGCTGCCCGAACTCCCGCCGCCCCCCGCCGCCCTGGACCGCCCGGCCGATGTCCTCCTCACCGGCTGGGCTCCCCTCGACGCCGTCCTGGAGGCGCTGGGCGGTGCCGAGACGTGCTCCCCCCGGCCGCCCTCCTTCGAGGAACTGGGCGTCACCCGGGGCCTGGTGCGCTACCAGGTGGACGTGCCCGGGCCGCGCCGGCCGTATCCGCTCTGGGTGCGGGGGCTGCGCGACCTGGCCGTGGTGTACGTCGACGGCGAGCGGGCCGGGGTGCTCACCGAGGAGGAGCCGCGGCTGAAGGACCCCGTCGCGGGTCCGGCGCGGGTGGAGCTGTGGGTGGAGTCCCTGGGCCGGGTGAACTACGGACCGCTGGTCGGCGAGGCCAAGGGGATCACCGGGGGCGTGCTGCACGAGCGGCAGTACCTGCACGGGGTGCGCGCGCGGGGACTGGACCTGGACGCGTTCGAGGACGGTGTGTCGGCGGTGCCGTTCGGCGCGCCGCCCCCGGCGGTCGGCGGCCCCGGCCTGTACCGGGGCACGGCCACGGTGTCCGGTACGGCCGGGGACGCGCGCCTGGAACTGCCCGGCCCGACGCGCGGCTTCGCCTGGGTCAACGGCTTCTGCCTGGGACGTTACTGGTCGGTGGGCCCGCAGCGGTCGCTGTACGTGCCCGGACCGGTGCTGCGCGAAGGGGCCAACGAGGTGTGGGTGCTGGAACTGGAGGGCGCGCAGGACGGCGACGCGGGGGCGGTGCGGCTGCTGCCGGTGTGA
- a CDS encoding helix-turn-helix domain-containing protein, with amino-acid sequence MYQTWMRFFSPGPAHHRLGLVCLGVGLQHGALPTVGPRTLDHHVAVVIGSGAGWYRGADGRRTTVTAPALLWLTPGVPHHYAPDPDTGWDEGFVDFAGPATATYTELGYIEPGRPVVPLSDAAGPRAVVARIARAARRGNPLLEVETGAAVHELLVALRRARADLAPDGDHVLKALARDACSPLSVADHAARHGMTTAELRGAVRRAAGCTPKDYLLGIRLGRAKELLAATELPVAAVARRVGYDDPAYFSRLFTRRVGIAPVRFRAQQGRSVPGGWSDRVPDPDDPPMVGPA; translated from the coding sequence GTGTACCAGACCTGGATGCGGTTCTTCAGCCCCGGCCCGGCGCACCACCGCCTCGGCCTGGTCTGCCTCGGGGTGGGGCTCCAGCACGGCGCGCTGCCCACGGTCGGCCCGCGCACCCTCGACCACCACGTGGCCGTCGTGATCGGCTCCGGCGCCGGCTGGTACCGGGGCGCCGACGGCCGCCGTACGACGGTCACCGCGCCCGCGCTGCTCTGGCTCACCCCCGGGGTGCCCCACCACTACGCCCCCGACCCGGACACCGGCTGGGACGAGGGCTTCGTGGACTTCGCCGGGCCCGCCACCGCCACCTACACCGAACTCGGCTACATCGAGCCCGGCCGGCCCGTGGTGCCGCTGTCCGACGCCGCCGGGCCGCGCGCGGTCGTCGCCCGCATCGCCCGCGCCGCCCGCCGCGGCAACCCGCTGCTGGAGGTGGAGACCGGCGCCGCCGTGCACGAACTCCTCGTCGCGCTGCGCCGCGCCCGCGCCGACCTCGCCCCCGACGGCGACCACGTCCTCAAGGCCCTCGCCCGGGACGCCTGCAGCCCGCTCAGCGTCGCCGACCACGCCGCCCGGCACGGCATGACCACCGCCGAACTGCGCGGCGCGGTCCGCCGGGCGGCCGGCTGCACCCCCAAGGACTACCTGCTCGGCATCCGGCTCGGCCGCGCCAAGGAGCTGCTCGCCGCCACCGAACTGCCCGTCGCCGCCGTCGCCCGCCGGGTCGGTTACGACGATCCCGCGTACTTCTCCCGGCTGTTCACCCGCCGTGTCGGTATCGCCCCGGTCCGCTTCCGCGCCCAGCAGGGGCGCAGCGTCCCCGGCGGCTGGAGCGACCGGGTCCCCGACCCCGACGATCCGCCCATGGTCGGCCCCGCGTGA
- a CDS encoding glutamate synthase subunit beta: MADPKGFLNHGREVARTRPVAERVKDWNEVYVPGSLLPIVGKQASRCMDCGIPFCHNGCPLGNLIPEWNDYAYREDWAAAYERLHATNNFPEFTGRLCPAPCESACVLGINQQPVTIKNVEVSIIDKAWDSGHVTPRIPERLSGKTVAVIGSGPSGLAAAQQLTRAGHTVAVYERADRIGGLLRYGIPEFKMEKRHINRRIEQMRAEGTRFRTGVEIGRDLSARDLKKRYDAIVIAAGATTARDLPVPGRELKGIYQAMEYLPLANKVQEGDYVVSPVSAEGKHVVVIGGGDTGADCVGTAHRQGAASVTQLEIMPRPNEERHPTGQPWPTFPILYKVTSAHEEGGERIYSASTTRFEGDEDGNVQWLHLAEVEFVDGKLTRKPGTERRIPAQLVTLAMGFTGTDRENGLVEQLGLELDERGNIARDADFQTNVPGVFVAGDAGRGQSLIVWAIAEGRSAARGVDRYLTGASDLPAPIRPTDRALAV; encoded by the coding sequence ATGGCTGATCCGAAGGGCTTCCTCAACCACGGCCGCGAGGTCGCCAGGACCCGTCCCGTCGCCGAGCGCGTCAAGGACTGGAACGAGGTCTACGTCCCCGGCTCCCTGCTGCCGATCGTCGGCAAGCAGGCCAGCCGGTGCATGGACTGCGGCATCCCGTTCTGCCACAACGGCTGCCCGCTCGGGAACCTGATCCCCGAGTGGAACGACTACGCCTACCGCGAGGACTGGGCCGCCGCCTACGAGCGGCTGCACGCCACCAACAACTTCCCGGAGTTCACCGGGCGGCTGTGCCCGGCGCCCTGCGAGTCGGCGTGTGTGCTCGGCATCAACCAGCAGCCGGTCACCATCAAGAACGTCGAGGTCTCCATCATCGACAAGGCGTGGGACAGCGGGCACGTCACCCCGCGCATCCCCGAGCGCCTGTCCGGCAAGACCGTCGCGGTGATCGGCTCGGGCCCCTCCGGCCTGGCCGCCGCCCAGCAGCTGACCCGGGCCGGCCACACGGTCGCCGTCTACGAGCGCGCGGACCGCATCGGCGGCCTGCTGCGGTACGGCATCCCCGAGTTCAAGATGGAGAAGCGGCACATCAACCGCCGCATCGAGCAGATGCGCGCGGAGGGCACCCGCTTCCGCACCGGCGTCGAGATCGGCCGCGACCTGAGCGCCCGTGACCTCAAGAAGCGCTACGACGCGATCGTGATCGCCGCCGGCGCCACCACCGCCCGCGACCTCCCGGTCCCCGGCCGGGAACTCAAGGGCATCTACCAGGCCATGGAGTACCTGCCGCTGGCCAACAAGGTGCAGGAGGGCGACTACGTGGTGTCGCCCGTCTCGGCCGAGGGCAAGCACGTCGTGGTCATCGGCGGCGGCGACACCGGCGCGGACTGCGTGGGCACCGCCCACCGGCAGGGCGCGGCCTCGGTCACCCAGCTGGAGATCATGCCCCGGCCGAACGAGGAGCGGCACCCCACCGGCCAGCCCTGGCCGACCTTCCCGATCCTCTACAAGGTCACCTCGGCCCACGAGGAGGGCGGCGAGCGGATCTACTCCGCCTCCACCACCCGCTTCGAGGGCGACGAGGACGGCAACGTGCAGTGGCTGCACCTGGCCGAGGTCGAGTTCGTGGACGGCAAGCTGACCCGGAAGCCGGGCACCGAGCGCCGTATCCCGGCCCAGCTGGTCACGCTGGCCATGGGCTTCACGGGCACCGACCGCGAGAACGGTCTGGTGGAGCAGCTCGGCCTGGAGCTGGACGAGCGGGGTAACATCGCCCGCGACGCCGACTTCCAGACCAACGTGCCGGGGGTGTTCGTCGCCGGTGACGCCGGCCGCGGGCAGTCCCTGATCGTCTGGGCGATCGCGGAGGGCCGCTCGGCCGCCCGCGGAGTCGACCGCTACCTGACCGGGGCCAGCGACCTGCCGGCCCCGATCCGCCCGACGGACCGCGCCCTCGCGGTCTGA
- a CDS encoding NAD(P)H-binding protein codes for MIAVTGATGNVGRALVDRLLAAGEPVRALTRDPERAALPERAEVVRFRTEEPAALFDGVTKLFLYAQAVTPQLLAAARAHGVRHAVLLSSGIIADGADETHPIHVLHATAERQIRESGLGWTFLRPNAFATNALQWAPQIRAGDTVRGVFAGARSAPIHEDDIAAVAERVLLDDGHEGAVHRITGPAATTNADQVEAIGAAVGRDLTFVEVDPEQAGPELFPHVPPQMLGRLLATFRESVGVPPEITSTVERITGTPARPFSRWAQDHAKDFGA; via the coding sequence GTGATCGCAGTGACCGGCGCGACCGGAAACGTCGGCCGTGCCCTGGTGGACCGGCTCCTCGCCGCGGGGGAGCCGGTACGGGCGCTCACCCGCGACCCGGAGCGGGCCGCCCTGCCCGAGCGGGCCGAGGTGGTGCGGTTCCGCACGGAGGAGCCCGCCGCGCTGTTCGACGGGGTGACGAAGCTCTTCCTCTACGCCCAGGCCGTAACCCCGCAGTTGCTGGCGGCGGCCCGCGCGCACGGCGTGCGGCACGCCGTCCTGCTGTCCAGCGGCATCATCGCGGACGGCGCCGACGAGACCCACCCGATCCACGTCCTGCACGCCACCGCCGAGCGGCAGATCCGCGAGAGCGGGCTGGGCTGGACGTTCCTGCGGCCCAACGCGTTCGCCACCAACGCCCTCCAGTGGGCGCCGCAGATCCGCGCCGGCGACACCGTGCGGGGCGTCTTCGCGGGCGCGCGGTCCGCGCCGATCCACGAGGACGACATCGCGGCCGTCGCCGAGCGCGTCCTGCTGGACGACGGCCACGAGGGCGCCGTGCACCGCATCACCGGCCCGGCGGCGACGACCAACGCCGACCAGGTCGAGGCGATCGGCGCCGCCGTCGGCCGGGACCTGACCTTCGTGGAGGTCGACCCGGAGCAGGCGGGCCCCGAACTGTTCCCGCACGTGCCCCCGCAGATGCTCGGGCGGCTGCTCGCGACCTTCCGGGAGTCCGTGGGCGTGCCCCCGGAGATCACCTCCACCGTCGAGCGGATCACCGGCACCCCGGCCCGCCCCTTCAGCCGGTGGGCCCAGGACCACGCGAAGGACTTCGGCGCGTAG
- a CDS encoding pyridoxal phosphate-dependent decarboxylase family protein codes for MPIEPLASGPHGPDALRPLLDTVLEALAQGRRARGGPLPAGGPRAVARRVADALGEVLPEEGDPDGLRLLVAALAEGAADPADPLCAGHLHCPPLAVATAADLAVSALNPSLDSWDQAPGATALEAVVAGTLARTAGLADALVTTGGTESNQLALLLAREAYGGSVRLVCAASAHHSLARGAWLLGLPDPVVVPAPGGTLDPAALDAALTDLSGPLLVAATAGTTDAGLIDPLPEIAALCAAHGARLHIDAAYGGGLLFSDRHRARLAGLDAAHTVTLDLHKLGWQPVAAGLLAVADPGELAVLHHHADYLNADDDTEAGFPDLLGRSLRTTRRPDILKVAVTLRILGRRGLGALVDQVCDRAHEFAALVRAHPGFELYDTPVVSTVLFRPADADDATVAAARRNLLHEGRAVLGRARLDGRLWLKATLLNPHTRPDDLAHLLKLVEGSTPG; via the coding sequence ATGCCGATCGAGCCCCTCGCCTCGGGTCCCCACGGCCCCGACGCCCTCCGGCCGCTCCTCGACACCGTGTTGGAGGCGCTCGCGCAGGGCCGGCGGGCCCGCGGCGGCCCGCTGCCCGCGGGCGGCCCCCGGGCCGTCGCCCGCCGGGTCGCCGACGCGCTCGGCGAGGTACTGCCCGAGGAGGGCGACCCGGACGGACTGCGCCTGCTGGTGGCGGCCCTCGCCGAGGGGGCCGCCGACCCCGCCGACCCGCTGTGCGCCGGCCATCTGCACTGCCCGCCGCTCGCCGTGGCCACCGCCGCCGACCTCGCCGTCAGCGCCCTCAACCCCTCCCTGGACTCCTGGGACCAGGCCCCCGGCGCCACCGCCCTGGAAGCCGTCGTCGCCGGGACCCTCGCCCGGACGGCCGGCCTGGCCGACGCGCTGGTCACCACCGGCGGCACCGAGTCCAACCAACTCGCCCTGCTGCTCGCCCGCGAGGCGTACGGCGGCAGCGTCCGCCTCGTCTGCGCCGCGTCCGCCCACCACTCGCTGGCCCGCGGCGCCTGGCTGCTCGGCCTGCCCGACCCGGTCGTCGTCCCGGCGCCCGGCGGCACCCTCGACCCGGCCGCCCTCGACGCCGCCCTCACCGACCTATCCGGCCCCCTGCTGGTCGCGGCCACCGCCGGCACCACCGACGCCGGCCTGATCGACCCGCTGCCCGAGATCGCCGCCCTGTGCGCCGCCCACGGCGCCCGGCTGCACATCGACGCCGCCTACGGGGGCGGGCTGCTCTTCAGCGACCGGCACCGGGCCCGGCTCGCCGGACTCGACGCCGCCCACACCGTCACCCTCGACCTGCACAAACTCGGCTGGCAGCCGGTCGCCGCGGGCCTGCTCGCCGTCGCCGACCCGGGCGAGCTCGCCGTGCTCCACCACCACGCCGACTACCTGAACGCCGACGACGACACCGAGGCCGGCTTCCCCGACCTGCTCGGCCGCTCCCTGCGCACCACCCGCCGCCCCGACATCCTCAAGGTTGCCGTCACCCTCCGGATTCTCGGGCGGCGCGGACTCGGCGCCCTGGTCGACCAGGTCTGCGACCGGGCACACGAGTTCGCCGCGCTGGTGCGCGCCCACCCCGGCTTCGAGCTGTACGACACCCCCGTCGTCAGCACGGTCCTGTTCCGCCCCGCCGACGCCGACGACGCCACCGTCGCCGCCGCCCGCCGGAACCTGCTGCACGAGGGCCGGGCCGTCCTCGGCCGCGCCCGGCTCGACGGCCGCCTCTGGCTCAAGGCCACCCTCCTCAACCCCCACACCCGCCCCGACGACCTGGCCCACCTGTTGAAACTCGTCGAAGGAAGCACCCCCGGATGA
- a CDS encoding chorismate mutase, producing the protein MTTSNTGTGAVDPEVRQELERLRDSIDNIDAAVVHMLAERFKATQQVGRLKAVHQLPPADPAREARQIERLRRLAESAKLDPAFAEKFLNFIIAEVIRHHERIAEDTNGN; encoded by the coding sequence ATGACCACCAGCAACACGGGTACCGGTGCCGTGGACCCCGAGGTCCGTCAGGAACTGGAGCGGCTGCGCGACAGCATCGACAACATCGACGCGGCCGTCGTCCACATGCTCGCGGAGCGCTTCAAGGCCACGCAGCAGGTCGGCCGGCTCAAGGCGGTGCACCAGCTGCCGCCCGCCGATCCGGCCCGCGAGGCCCGGCAGATCGAACGGCTGCGCAGGCTCGCCGAGAGCGCGAAGCTCGACCCCGCGTTCGCCGAGAAGTTCCTCAACTTCATCATCGCCGAGGTGATCAGACACCACGAGCGCATCGCCGAGGACACCAACGGCAACTGA
- a CDS encoding GNAT family N-acetyltransferase produces MVDTWMIDVPGERVLVRELGPADEAPLLRLFEECEDWFTAATGLPSAPGDVQSLFYALPEGAHPDDKVLLVLERDGVVAGVVDAVRDHPGPGAVAVGLFLLAPWARGRGLGRALAEALLSRAGDAAEVTATVPPGWRPGERFLERLGFALDPEPRPTGANRRTGPREGGVRRAVLRRDAATRRSPSRGPGPTG; encoded by the coding sequence ATGGTGGACACGTGGATGATCGACGTGCCCGGCGAGCGGGTGCTGGTGCGCGAGCTGGGCCCCGCGGACGAGGCGCCGCTGCTGCGGTTGTTCGAGGAGTGCGAGGACTGGTTCACGGCGGCCACGGGCCTGCCGTCGGCACCGGGTGACGTGCAGAGCCTGTTCTACGCCCTGCCCGAGGGCGCGCACCCGGACGACAAGGTGCTGCTGGTCCTGGAGCGGGACGGGGTGGTCGCGGGCGTGGTGGACGCGGTGCGCGACCACCCGGGGCCGGGCGCCGTCGCCGTCGGCCTGTTCCTGCTGGCCCCCTGGGCGCGCGGGCGGGGCCTCGGCCGCGCCCTGGCCGAGGCCCTGCTGTCCCGGGCCGGGGACGCCGCCGAGGTGACGGCGACGGTCCCGCCCGGCTGGCGGCCCGGCGAACGCTTCCTCGAACGGCTCGGGTTCGCCCTGGACCCGGAGCCCCGCCCGACCGGCGCGAACCGCCGGACCGGGCCGCGGGAGGGGGGCGTACGGCGGGCGGTGCTGCGGCGGGACGCCGCTACGCGCCGAAGTCCTTCGCGTGGTCCTGGGCCCACCGGCTGA
- a CDS encoding rhomboid family intramembrane serine protease yields the protein MAAESAVTTCFRHPQVESYVRCTRCDRHICPSCMREAAVGHQCVECVKEGARSVRQARTVFGAPVGTVPLVTYVLIGLNVVAYLVELARPEFEYRFAMLGASPAGYVPEGVAHGEWYRLLTGAFLHMTPGEGTFGITHILLNMVALWNVGRVVETQLGRIRYTALYLLSALGGSVLELLLDPGSYSVGASGAIFGLGAAYWVMGRRLGQDMRAVNRSMAGLLLWLVISAGLTSWQGHLGGLLAGGVVTLAFAYAPRDARRTVVQAGVCVALTALLLVLAWLKATSLTG from the coding sequence GTGGCCGCCGAGTCCGCTGTGACCACCTGCTTCCGTCATCCGCAGGTGGAGTCGTACGTCCGCTGCACCCGCTGCGACCGCCACATCTGCCCGTCGTGCATGCGGGAGGCCGCCGTCGGCCACCAGTGCGTGGAGTGCGTGAAGGAGGGCGCCCGTTCCGTCCGGCAGGCGCGGACCGTGTTCGGGGCCCCGGTCGGCACGGTGCCGCTGGTGACGTACGTGCTGATCGGGCTGAACGTGGTCGCCTACCTGGTGGAGCTGGCCCGGCCGGAGTTCGAGTACCGCTTCGCCATGCTGGGCGCCTCGCCCGCCGGCTATGTCCCCGAGGGGGTGGCGCACGGCGAGTGGTACCGGCTGCTGACCGGCGCGTTCCTGCACATGACGCCCGGCGAGGGCACGTTCGGGATCACCCACATCCTGCTCAACATGGTGGCGCTGTGGAACGTCGGCCGGGTCGTGGAGACCCAGTTGGGGCGCATCCGCTACACCGCCCTGTATCTGCTGTCCGCGCTCGGCGGTTCGGTGCTGGAGCTGCTGCTCGACCCCGGGTCGTACTCGGTCGGCGCGTCCGGCGCGATCTTCGGGCTCGGCGCCGCCTACTGGGTCATGGGCCGCCGCCTCGGCCAGGACATGCGGGCGGTCAACCGCTCCATGGCGGGCCTGCTGCTGTGGCTGGTGATCTCCGCGGGGCTGACCTCCTGGCAGGGCCACCTGGGCGGGCTGCTGGCGGGCGGCGTGGTGACGCTGGCCTTCGCCTACGCGCCCCGCGACGCGCGGCGCACCGTGGTCCAGGCGGGGGTGTGCGTGGCCCTGACGGCGCTGCTGCTGGTCCTCGCCTGGCTGAAGGCGACCTCGCTGACCGGCTGA